From Candidatus Binataceae bacterium, one genomic window encodes:
- a CDS encoding phosphoketolase family protein codes for MSSNLSTRQIELIDAYWRACNYLAVGMLYLRDNPLLRKPLLPEHIKRRQLGHFGSDPGQSFIWVHLNRLIREYDLNVMYISGPGHGAPAVLANSYLEGVYTEVYPDRSRDEEGLRRFFKLFSFPGGIGSHCTPETPGSIHEGGELGYSLSHAFGAAFDNPDLIVAAVVGDGEAETGPLATSWHSNKFLNPVRDGAVLPILHLNGYKIANPTILARITPDELTSLFSGYGYKPYVVEGDDPPSMHRQMASTLESCVLEIRTIQDEARSRGGVPRRPRWPMIILRTPKGWTAPKEVDGHRVEGSWRAHQVPIADVISNPAHLKLLEQWMLSYRPHDLFDANGRLISELGALPPTGTRRISANPHANGGLLRQPLLMPDFRRYGVEVARPGHSIVESTYVLGQFLRDVMRDNMTNFRVFGPDETASNHLQAIYESTRKTWLAEMKPDDADGGELSPDGRVMEMLSEHTLEGWMEGYVLTGRHVLFNTYEAFAHVVDSMVNQHAKWLEKAKTDVSWRAPVSSLNILISSTVWRQDHNGFTHQDPGFIDVVTNKSPRVTRIYLPPDANCLLSVADHCLRSVDYVNVIVADKQPHLQFLEMDSAVKHCTKGIGLWSWACNDQGVEPDVVFASAGDVATIEALAAVAILRDKFPDLKIRFVNVVDLFKLQPSLEHPHGLADRDFDSLFTIDKPIIFNFHGYPWLIHKLAYRRTNHPNLHVRGYKEFGSINTPLQLAIENQTDRFNLAIDAIDRVPRLQAVGAAVKDWLKDQICENLDYAIANGIDKPEIRDWKWPY; via the coding sequence ATGTCGTCCAATCTTTCAACCCGGCAGATAGAACTGATCGATGCGTACTGGCGGGCCTGCAATTATCTTGCGGTCGGGATGCTCTATCTACGCGACAATCCGCTGCTCAGGAAGCCGCTTCTGCCCGAGCATATCAAGCGCCGCCAGCTCGGCCACTTTGGCTCCGACCCCGGCCAGAGCTTCATCTGGGTACACCTCAACCGGCTCATCCGCGAGTACGACCTCAATGTGATGTACATCTCGGGCCCCGGCCACGGCGCACCCGCGGTGCTGGCGAACAGCTATCTCGAAGGCGTCTATACGGAGGTCTATCCCGATCGCAGCCGGGACGAGGAAGGCCTGCGCCGATTCTTCAAGCTGTTTTCGTTTCCCGGAGGAATCGGCAGCCATTGCACACCGGAGACTCCGGGGTCGATTCATGAGGGCGGCGAGCTGGGCTACAGCCTGTCGCATGCCTTCGGCGCCGCATTCGACAATCCGGATCTAATCGTCGCGGCCGTGGTCGGCGACGGCGAGGCCGAGACCGGCCCGCTCGCGACCTCATGGCATTCGAACAAGTTTCTCAATCCCGTCCGCGACGGCGCCGTGTTGCCGATCCTGCACCTCAACGGCTACAAGATCGCCAATCCCACGATTCTTGCCCGCATAACCCCCGACGAGCTAACGAGCCTGTTCAGCGGTTACGGCTACAAGCCGTATGTCGTCGAGGGCGACGATCCGCCGTCGATGCATCGGCAGATGGCCTCGACGCTGGAGAGCTGCGTGCTCGAGATCCGCACGATCCAGGACGAAGCGCGGAGCCGCGGAGGAGTGCCGCGCCGCCCGCGCTGGCCGATGATAATCCTGCGCACGCCGAAAGGATGGACCGCGCCCAAAGAGGTCGACGGCCATCGGGTCGAAGGCTCCTGGCGTGCGCATCAGGTGCCGATCGCCGACGTCATTTCCAATCCCGCGCATCTGAAATTACTCGAGCAGTGGATGCTGAGTTACCGGCCGCACGATCTTTTCGATGCCAATGGGCGGTTGATTTCCGAGCTCGGCGCGCTGCCGCCCACCGGCACCCGCCGCATCAGTGCGAACCCGCACGCCAACGGGGGCCTGCTGCGTCAGCCGCTGCTAATGCCGGATTTTCGCCGCTACGGAGTCGAAGTCGCCCGCCCCGGACATTCGATAGTTGAAAGCACCTACGTTCTCGGGCAGTTCCTGCGCGACGTGATGCGCGACAACATGACCAACTTTCGCGTCTTCGGTCCCGACGAGACCGCGTCAAACCATTTGCAGGCGATTTACGAGTCCACCCGCAAGACCTGGCTGGCCGAGATGAAGCCCGACGATGCCGACGGCGGCGAACTTTCACCCGATGGGCGTGTGATGGAGATGCTGAGCGAGCATACGCTAGAGGGCTGGATGGAAGGCTATGTGCTGACCGGCCGCCATGTCCTTTTCAACACCTACGAGGCCTTCGCGCATGTCGTCGATTCGATGGTGAACCAGCACGCCAAATGGCTGGAGAAGGCGAAGACCGACGTTTCGTGGCGCGCGCCGGTTTCCTCGCTCAACATCCTCATCAGCTCCACCGTGTGGCGCCAGGACCACAACGGCTTTACGCATCAGGACCCGGGCTTCATCGACGTCGTAACCAACAAGAGTCCGCGCGTTACGCGGATCTACCTGCCGCCGGACGCGAACTGCCTGTTGAGCGTGGCGGATCACTGCCTGCGGAGCGTCGACTACGTCAACGTGATCGTCGCCGACAAGCAGCCCCATCTGCAGTTTCTCGAGATGGACTCCGCGGTCAAGCACTGCACCAAGGGGATCGGACTCTGGTCGTGGGCCTGCAACGACCAGGGTGTCGAACCCGACGTGGTGTTCGCGAGCGCGGGCGATGTCGCGACGATCGAGGCCCTGGCGGCGGTCGCGATCCTGCGGGATAAATTTCCCGACCTTAAGATTCGCTTCGTCAACGTGGTGGACCTGTTCAAGCTGCAGCCGAGCCTCGAACATCCGCACGGGCTCGCCGATCGCGACTTCGACAGCCTGTTCACGATCGACAAGCCGATCATATTCAATTTTCACGGCTATCCCTGGCTGATTCACAAGCTGGCCTACCGCAGGACCAATCATCCGAACCTGCACGTGCGCGGCTACAAGGAGTTCGGCAGCATCAACACGCCGCTCCAGTTGGCGATCGAAAACCAGACCGACCGCTTCAACCTCGCCATCGATGCGATCGACCGGGTGCCGCGGCTGCAGGCCGTCGGCGCCGCGGTCAAGGATTGGCTCAAAGACCAGATTTGCGAAAACCTCGACTACGCCATCGCCAACGGCATCGACAAGCCCGAGATTCGCGATTGGAAGTGGCCTTACTGA